The following proteins are co-located in the Silene latifolia isolate original U9 population chromosome 1, ASM4854445v1, whole genome shotgun sequence genome:
- the LOC141642901 gene encoding uncharacterized protein LOC141642901, producing MVSRHKITLKMAAQNKLAIIDLLANRGIQLVNRCFLCKSAAESAQHLFFQCSYADGLLCQLKCWMKLNLHSTNICSILCWINARKRRKHWRNRWIGCALGSLVYFIWQERNLRAFEGKERDPQAIFRVIQFTTSSRIFSILPEHVRGEIVEALNFC from the coding sequence ATGGTCTCTAGACACAAGATCACCCTCAAGATGGCAGCTCAAAATAAACTAGCTATAATTGACCTGCTGGCAAATAGGGGTATTCAGTTGGTCAATAGATGTTTTTTGTGCAAATCTGCTGCTGAAAGTGCTCAGCATCTCTTCTTCCAGTGTTCATATGCAGATGGCCTCCTGTGTCAGCTCAAATGTTGGATGAAACTAAACCTGCACAGTACTAATATATGTTCTATACTCTGTTGGATTAATGCACGAAAGAGGAGAAAGCACTGGCGTAACAGATGGATCGGCTGTGCTCTGGGTAGTCTAGTGTACTTCATATGGCAGGAACGCAACTTAAGAGCCTTTGAAGGTAAAGAACGAGACCCTCAGGCAATCTTTAGAGTCATTCAGTTTACAACTAGTAGTCGGATATTTAGTATTCTCCCAGAGCATGTACGTGGAGAGATTGTAGAAGCTTTAAATTTTTGTTGA